The following DNA comes from Nicotiana sylvestris chromosome 10, ASM39365v2, whole genome shotgun sequence.
AGTCCTTTGGAGTATTTTCATTTTATCGTAGTGTCAATTATTATTCAAACAATATTGTATATTCAATTTCCTAGAGATCATTTCACGTATTCAGTCAGAGTTCGTGACTCAGTATTACCAGTCTTGGGAGGTTGTATCattatttttgttgttggttTCGATTatctattaaaagaaaaaaatggctTGAATTGTAATtgtaattggcttacctagtcttacAGTCTAAGTGTCATCACGATGCTGGTggtgagattttgggtcatgataacattgattaccgccagttttACAAAGTTACTATTGAGAACAAGTACCCATTACCGCGTATCGAttatttatttgaccagtagcagggtgctagggtgttctctaacaTCGACTTGAGATcgagttaccatcagttgaagattcaggattCAGATGTTTCGAAGACGGCTTTCCAAACTAGATAttgtcattatgagtttctagtgatgtcctttgatttgactaatgccccaacagtgtttatggatttgatgaacgtGGTATTCAAGCCATATATTTATTCGTTTatcattgtatttattgatgataatttGATATACTCTAGCACCAGAGAGGAACATGAGCATCATTTTAGTTTGGTACTTCAGACCTTGCAGGAACAAAATCTATAttccaagttctccaagtgtgagttttggctggaTTCCATAGCATTCTTGGGGAATGTGGTGTCAGGTGAGGTTATTGTTGGCctaagaacaggtgaagttttgaagaatgacaaaaagaactcagtcatggaccaggtccatcttgtgaagcatatTCATGATCAACttgtacatgtgagatgcacgtgaaggagataagtcctactgatcaagcagcaatatctcctgatctgatcgaaaaggtttcatattggataaggggagaaagtctccttatatgaagagaacacaatctaggatgaagatagtgttagagtttgagatcgtcatgaactcttctacgataggagAGCAACAATTGAGttccaatcaaactctgattactaacctattaaatgtcagtgttgttctcttttatagtTAATGCATATACGCAAAAGttaactaaattgagagcaaaagagcacgACAATTTTGCAAGAAATTTATGTGAACAAGATAGAAGAACTACTTCCAttgtgtctgtcttttattctggTTCAATTGTAGTAGGAGGTTTAATGTTGTACCTTTCatctttcatagaagcaattgtattaggtacctagagtgttcaagttatagctaacttgaagttgtcgcaacagttgaggttgtgtaccacaacgggattagagttaatccttatgtttacaaagagtttttgtaaatgctgttttggctctgtgattttagtggaagtttggaaaaatccttctgagtagtaggtcgtggttttttcaccttttgagactggtgttttccacgtaaaaatctatgtgttctttatttctatatttattatcccgaaaacagtagtagttggaacacctagaagaaccaggttcttctgtagttcagttaagcgaaaattgggtactacACAAATCACCCACCTATAATGtagtattgacgcttaaaacataaattgttattagagcgggttatccttgaagaggctaacacctttggaaaagataaaaatgagtgcaccacctgggaactgggaagggcaatccactgctaggcctccacacTTTAACGGTCTGTACTATTcatggtggaagaacaggatgagagatcacatcataggagaagactatgaactctgggacatagtcataGATGGTCCTCTGaaaactacaaagaagaatgctaaaGGAGTGGATGTGAGAAAGACAAGAGTTGACTGCAttgctgaagatttgaagaaatgggagaagaatgctaaggccaagaaatggcttgtgtgtggactgggtccagacgagtacagtaTGATTCAAAGCTGTACTACTGCAAAGGAAatatgggacactttacaagtggctcatgaaggaactcctcaagcaAAGAGATCAAtaggaacactgctatattctcaatatgagaatttcagtATGAAGGAAGAAGAATctatccaggagatgtacacaaggttcacaacactaacaaatgaacataaatctcttgggagaattatccttgaagaagacaaggttgagaaaatcttgacaaggacTTTACTAGTGAcgtgggaaagcaaaatcactactattcaggaatcaaagaatattgctaccctcaagctggatgaactgattggaaacctcactgcctatgaactgaggaggcaaaccatgaaaatggatgcacccatgaaggaaagaagtctggatctcagaatagctgaaggttcagatctggaggatgatgaaatggccatgatcacaagagatttaaaaaagtacctgatgagaggaaaaggttcttcaagaggtacaaccttcaacaaaccaagggttcctGAGAAATAAACCAacgagggttgctacaaatgtggtaagactgaacaCATGATCAAAAActgtcctcaatgggaaattgagtggaagacgGAAAGGGAGGAACGAAGGAACAAGTTCAACCAAAAAGTAACAAAGGATCAttaaaggctatggttgctgcttggggagaaacatcagatgatgactcagaagatgaagctggaggtGAACAAGCatttatggccattggagaatcagatgatgaacaagaggtaagtatccttcatctcaatgacaagattaaattcctgtctaaagaaaggttgtctgagctattgttagacttcattgatgagtctgaaaTAATTAATGGTGAGAAGGAAGATttgtctagggaatgtgtgatcctaaaagccaagtgcaaaaatctagagtctaggTCTAATGAGAGTaatagtaaaaatgctgagttgaagaaccaggttcttgaacatgacaccagtgtcctagaacataggtctgagaacttaaaactgaaactaggaaaaGGTAAGAAGAAAGCTGACCACACACATCTTACCCTGGaataaaacttaggaaaaatgaaggataagTTGTACAGGAAGGATGAGCAGATAAAAgtcttaaaagaagatctagggaaggtaaaacatgaactagacagaacttgcaaatggaacaaggcttctgatgcactttcctcgctacaagaacatcacagtagctagaaaagaggacttggctatgggtaCCTCACTCTCcctgagaacaaaatctgcacacactgtggcatgactggccattacaaaaatgaatgtaatgcaaaagaaaaggccagtcaaaagaacaaagcttttgttcaatagaaaaataggctgcctaggtgggctaaaaggaatttgatttatccctttgcctatagaaagggacccaaacaagtttgggttcctaagactaacccttgatttctttttataggtccaagtgaagggaactAGCCAAAAATGGTACATGGAttgtggctgctcaaaacatatgactgcaagtaagaaccagttcctttcacttgaggacttaaagggaggtaatgtctcctttggaaatgggaagaaaggtgagattattggggttggaaaggtaggtaagacagactctcactccattgagaatatctacttgatagatggcttaaAATACAGCATGATCAGTGTGTCataactgtgtgacagaggtaaccttgtagcattcacctctaccaaatgctttgtgattaaccttaccattGACAAGATtcttttgcagggaaaaagagttaacaatatttacattataaatttgtctactctttcagaaaatgaactcacctgcctaagtgtgttggataatgatcccctcctgtggaacaaaagacttggtcatgctagtctgaatcagctaaacaaCTTAGTCtataaggacttggtgatagggttacctaacataaagttcaaggaagacaaagtttgtgaggcctgtgcaaaggggaagcaggtaagatcatccttcaaaagcaagaaaatggtaagcacaaccaagacgttggaactggtccatatggttctctgtggtccaatgagaaccatgagtagaggtggaaagaaatatgtaatggtacttgttgatgattattgtagatttacctgggtactatttttaacatctaaagatgaatcatttgacatgtttactgcttttgttagaaaaattcaagaacaactaggtaatcaacttgcatccattaggtctaatcatggaactgaatttgaaaatactaagtttgctgaattctttgatgagcatggtatagatcataacttctctgcccctacgactcctcaacaaaatggagtagttgaaagaaagaacaggactcttgaagatatggctaggactatgcttctttctagtaaactgccccacatCTTCTAGGCAGAGGCTGTAAACAttgcatgttacattatcaatagatgcatgactagacctcttacagagaagactccctatgagttacttaaagggagaaaaccaaatatatcccatcttagggcatttggatgcaagtgctttgtgcacaataatggaaaagactccctaggtatgtttgatcccagaagtgatgagggagtattcttgggatattcttcacatagcaaagcatataaagtgttcaataaaagaactttgtgtgtagaagaaagtgtgcatGTAGTGTTTGGTGAAACTAACGTTCTTTCTAAGAGAcatgaacatgaagatgaagacaTTGGATTGGTGAAGGATTTGACTGAAGTCTCAGCACAAGTTAAAGTGgaaccaaaagaaggaacatgtgatggaacatGTCCTTCTATTCAGGGCAACCTGACATagggaactgatcaaagaggaattgaaataaatctcctaaaagaacctgttcatgaccctgttccttagcaacagaacatgggagaaacatttAGGAGacatcagttggttgtgaaacctcacaagtattaaagttctcatcctattgagaacataatcactgatccaacatctggagtcaaaactagattacaattaaagaatctgtgtgcttttgatgctttttaTATCTTAtttaacctaaaaatgttgttgaggctttgcaggatacagattgggtgaatgcaatacaaaatgaactcaatcagttcgagagaTGTCAAGTCTGGCATCTAGATCCAAGACCCAAGGATATATCAGTTATTAGTACAAAATGGATCTTCATAAACAAACTTGATGAATATGGAACAATTACAAGAAATAAGGTAAGACTTATGGTCCAAGGTTACAAccaagaggagggtatagattatgatgagacttttgctccagttgcaagactagaggcaataagactcctcacaGCCTTTGatgcacacatggaattcactctccatcagatggatgtcaaaagtgccttcctgaatggctacctgaaagaagaagtgtttgtgaaacaacctccaggctttgagagcaaggaatatcttgagcatgtgtacaaattagacaattctctctatggactcaagcaggctcctagagcatggtatgaatgactgtccaaatttctgcttgaacatggctacaaaagaggtaaaattgatagtaCCATATTCTAttggaaaaaggtaaggatctccttgtggtacaaatatatgttgatgacataatctttggggccaccactgataaaCTAAGGATTTTGCCatattaatggggagtgagtttgaaatgggTATGacgggtgagcttaacttttctTAGGCTTAGAGATCAAACaaagcccaaatggaaccatgatccattagaaaaagtatgcaaaagagctgatcaaaaagtttaaaatggatgaatcaaaggaaatagacacccccattgcaactggcaataaattagacatagatgaacctggttcatcagttgatcagaagttgtataggggtatgattggttcactcttgtatcttactaccagcagacctgacatagttttcagtgtaTGTCTTGTGCTCGCTTTCAGGCCTATCCAAGAGAGTCTCACCTGtctgttgtcaagaggatactaaaATATTTGAAAGGCACCACAAATCTATGTTTTTGGTAttctaaaggtagtaatttcaatctagtaagATATGCTGAttctgattatgcaggtttccttgtggatacgaaaagcacctcaggtatggctaactttcttggttcatgtatTGTATTCTGGGCCACTGAAAAGCAAAATTCAATGGCCTTATCCATTGCTGAGGCTGAATTTGCTGATGCTTCTTGTTGTACTCAATTGTTATGGATCAAATagcagctggtagattttggcattgaagttggttgcattcctatattatgtgataacactagtgttataagtatgacaaagaaccatgttcatcataagaggactaagcacatagatgttagacaccacttcttaagagataactatgagaaaggattgatctccatagaattttgtgctactgataaacaaattgctgacatcttcactaaagcactgagtagagaaaactttgagaggaacaagttggaattagggatgattaagatcacctaataggtccagctcAGAAAAAAAATTGGCTTGGAATTCTAAACTTGTGTAATTATCTAGATTAAATCTTACTCaacttcatactttaattagtatactccagTAACATGTGTTTATATGACCCACTAATCTCTTACAAAACTTTatctattatggcatttgaggaTGTTCAAGAGACTTCTAAATATAGAACCTagttcatcagtatgggttcatatgaaagctaagttatgttttctatactctgcacaattagaaagattaataattcaatcatgagcagaagtcctatacttgttaaattcctagaaaattctatctgTTAGCATTGAACTAGTTCCATCTGCCTAGAACTCTAAACCAAAATTTTttcctaaaatctagggaagataAATCGATCATTCAAAATCtaaaatttcaggttgattagacctctattTGACTACTTCAAAAGGCTATCAATACCTATTAAATTtgtatttctctttaaatacGCATCATTTCTCCTGCCATCTTTATAATTCCAAACTGTCAAAAAAATTTCTTCACTTTTACTTGCCCTCTTCTCCAAAAATCTAAATTCCtaaattctctcaagaaatcaACGATCATGACTAACCCACAAGACAATCTTGGAACTTCTCCACCACcatctccctcaaattcatccaGACCTCCTCTACCCAGTACATCGCCAAAACCTAGATTGTGTAGGGTTaaaatgcttgctcgaaagaCTGTAGCTTCTGGGGCTCTAAGAAAGAAATTAAATGAAAAGTTGAAGGCAATCAAGGTCGAAAACTCAAGTTCCAGCTCTGATTCTAAATTATATCAATCCGCTACTGAGGGGGAAGGACATGGGTCTTCTAACTGTGAAAAGACTCAAGAATCTCCATCTAAGGTAATTTCTTCTGTGTCTGAGAATCTAGAATGTAGGTTTATTCTGGTTGGGTCTGTTAAGGATGTAGAAGTACCAGTGTCAcaaaggagtggaggtaaaaataattctaaaaaaacaaaaagagagagagggtgcatgtggtgatGAGAGGGGAAATGGAAAGGAAGCAGTTCTTGCTATCTGTGGGGTTGCACAAGAAAGGGTAGAagagagtggcatgaagtcagggggaagtgctTCTGGGGAAGCGGttgaggggttggttcatctgagcACACAGAGGGATGAACCTatttcatctactgaagagaccctagcagacctactgaaaaaggttggggcaagctATGACCCAACGAAACGCAGAACTCCCACAACAAAAGACCCCAATAGTACTAAGCCTTCCAAGAAAATAAAGGCTTCATCCCCAACACCTACTGCCTCTTTACTGCCAAGGGGTAGAGCTACAAGAAGTAGGATGAAATAGAGTGAAGCTGATCTAGAAAGGGCTTTAAAAGagagtaagaaaaagaaaatggataAAGGAAAGGGAAAGATTGCAAAATCCTTAGAAGCTATTGAGGAAGAGGAGATGGAATTGGCTATCCTTAGAAAATGGATAATTTATTCatcatcattttttctttttttatatatgGAAATCATACCACAAAAAATCCTAacaaggaaaatattttggattttgatatAATTTCATTtcttaagaagaaagaaaatattttttttttgggttttgatttgcaatttttttttgtttattttcttttaaaaaaaaattcgatAGAAAAACTTCtaacaaataaagaaaatatttttgaatttttggttttaatttttttttttgaatattttggAGAAAAACTTCAAAAGAAGGAAAACACAtattttagattttgattttatttcatttcgAATTACAGActtttaaaaagaaagaaaaaaatattctttggtgtttaaatatttttttttgggatATTCTAaataaaaacttctaaagaaggaattaaaggaattttgttttttggatttttaaaaattgggggcCGGAATTGATGATGTTTGTCTACGTACCTCACATctagtgagaatcaaacccgcgtagtttggTCCGATACTCACGTCATATTACTTCATTTTTctgtttatttttttgtaaaaatggaTTATTTGTATAAAACCGgggaatgattttttttttcaattccgCTCAACTAATTTTCTAAAGCCGGTCAACAATGTGAGAATCCCTTCCAAATGATGCCTCAAGTCGCATATTAGTGAACATATTGGTCTTAAAGAGGGTACATGTCTTATGTGGACCCGGCCCCTGCGCCAAGTctcgctaagtcaaatgcacatgatgcaacaaAGAGATCCTACTATGGATAACCAGGCATGTGTGTGACGACCTGGACAGTTGTCTTATGAGTTACTGCTCTTTTTCCCCCAtatctgcttcttattgctttgtctattggttctatatgtgatcagtttggttggctcgggttcggaaaggatttggtaaggtttgagacacttagtctcttttgaggaagcttaagttggaaaagtcaaccgaatgttgacttatatgttattgggctcggatgtgagttccgatggtttggatagcgtcgagaggtgatttgggacttaggagcgtgattgtaatgaattttggaggttcggagtagatttaggcttgaattggcgaaattggatttttggcatttttcagttgatatgtgagatttagatataggggtcagaatggaatttcgagagttgaaatagtttcgttgtgtcatttgggaggtgtgtgcaaaatttcaggtcattcgaacgtggtttggttgggtttttgatcaaaagaggaattcagaagattttggaaacttaggcttgaatctgatgtgtattggttgattcgatgttgtttgaggtattttgaagattggtataagtttgaataaagttTTGGGACATGTTTgtgattttggttgaggtcccggggttcTCGGGgttatttcggatggttgacgcaGAGTTTAGAATTTTTGGCGaactgcagattttctgcttctgatGTTTCTAtgcctgcggattggggactgaAGGTGCGTTGCCGCAGATGTGAGAAAgaaggccgcagaagcggaaaggggcCTGGGAAGGCTTGAGCTGCAGCAGCGGTTGAGGAGCCGCACCtgtgatggcgcaggtgcgggcaATACATCGCAGAAGCAGTTTTGGGTGACTTAAGTGAAATCGTAGAAGCAGTTCAAGaccacaaatgcggtaccgcagaagcgggaattgggccgcaggtgcgaaatccCTAGGCCAGAatgtataaattgtttccttctcggtttttgagctattccaccatttctacgtcggctttggagctttttggacgattttgaagaagggtttcaagggaacttcattaaagtaaggattttggacctaaaactcattcctatggtataatttcatggattagagctatagTTAATTCAAtataagggttaaaattggggaaactagggcttggtattggagacctagacttgaggatttgaggcaTCATTTGcggttggattttggtacttttgatatgtatgaactcatgtggagataaggaacctattgatgtgaattttatcaaattccgaggcatggtcccgggggtcgagttttggtaatttcaggatttatactataaattgattattttcgcttgggcttcgttcccttagcatattttgatgtcgcgattctgattttggatagatttgacgcgagtggaggccgattcgaggggcaaaggcatcgcgggctagagatttgaccggattgaggtgagtaatgactataaatgatgttctgagggtatgaaaccccaaattgcacatcgttgtgctatattaatgTGACGCaaacgctagatgacgagcgtggggtcgtgcactgttggggattgtgacttagtccatcccgagtgattgttttactgcgtatttgactgaaaactatttgctatcatcatgttttgggttgaatgtcatatttgggtctcgtgctaactatttgaacccttaagtGATTTTTTATTGATAtctcctcactgtttgactttgtacttgaacttagtcatgctatattctactattttcatgaCTCGGCCATGTTGTGacattctgactgagtaaggccgagagcctatgttgtgatgaaacactgattatgattatgtgACCGAGGGCCTCagatttgtacgccacaaggtgtcttgttgatatgaggtcgagggcctagtgatgatgccacgagatggcttgatattgcgtctGGGCCGaaaagggcccctccaggagtttgcacacccccagtgaccataggtacccattatgatgtgagatatatccagaggggctggtattgttgacattgtgctcgAGGGGCAATCGTTTATGCGCTTATCTATCTTATTTGTCAGTCACTTACCTGCTTAATAGTTaaaaaaaggcatttcatgaagtttgaacTGAACTAAAATAACTTTACATATTATCACTGCTTCATTATTTtaactggcttttactgcttccatatagcctataatgtgccttgcatgattttttgcttttagtctttatttatgattattactcattgagttggagtactaacTTTATTCCTTGAACCCCGTATGAAGTTTCAGGCGTTGTTGATCCTTCTAGcaagggttgagagctcccgacaaatttcggagttcatgaggtagctgtttggcgtccGCAGTACCGTGCTTCTCACCCTTTATCTCATTTGTTTCTCTTTCTTAGTTATTTTGTAATAGCTTGTTAgacatttcagacttgtagtgtatcgatagatactcatgactagtgacaccccggtatcgggttgtgttgggttttATTTCGCATCTATAATATTCACTGCTTACTTTGAGATTATTTATTACGTTTTAGACTTAAATACTTATTGTTTAACTACTTAAAGCTGAAATGGGAAactgtcggctgaccttgtcttcacgagaggcgccatcacgatcgggtccgagtttagggtcatgacaagttggtattagagcataggttacataggtctcatgagtcatgagcaggtttagtagagtatcgcggatcagtacggagacatctgtatttatcctcgagacgctatagaaactttaggaaaaattcatattttgaaattcttgtcatgcaaatttgttgatccgagtactaaacttctgttattctattctctcacagatggtgaggacacgtgctaccggtcaggatggacgaccaccaataccaccagttgtggccactagagatCGAGGATTCGGTCGTAGTcacggtaggggtagaggtgtggcccgcatagcagctagggtagcacctacaaatccaccagccgccctagttcaggatcaggtcccagttgtggatgctccagtagcaccagctcaggcactagctatgcccattgtgattccaggtctttagaaggccttggctcagattctatcagtttgcactagcctaggTCAGGTGGTTTCAatcactacagccgcagctacttcataGGCCGGGGGAGATAAtcagactcctgccgctcgcacacctgaccaggttgtgcagggacttcagacaccgggggaacctctagcctagccggttgcagctgctcaagactatgtagttcctgccatgcgaAAGGACTAgcagcataggttggagaggtttgg
Coding sequences within:
- the LOC138879443 gene encoding uncharacterized protein: MSAPPGNWEGQSTARPPHFNGLYYSWWKNRMRDHIIGEDYELWDIVIDGPLKTTKKNAKGVDVRKTRVDCIAEDLKKWEKNAKAKKWLVCGLGPDEYSMIQSCTTAKEIWDTLQVAHEGTPQAKRSIGTLLYSQYENFSMKEEESIQEMYTRFTTLTNEHKSLGRIILEEDKGGTKEQVQPKSNKGSLKAMVAAWGETSDDDSEDEAGGEQAFMAIGESDDEQEVSILHLNDKIKFLSKERLSELLLDFIDESEIINGEKEDLSRECVILKAKCKNLESRSNESNSKNAELKNQVLEHDTSVLEHRSENLKLKLGKGKMKDKLYRKDEQIKVLKEDLGKVQVKGTSQKWYMDCGCSKHMTASKNQFLSLEDLKGEESVHVVFGETNVLSKRHEHEDEDIGLVKDLTEVSAQDTDWVNAIQNELNQFERCQVWHLDPRPKDISVISTKWIFINKLDEYGTITRNKVRLMVQGYNQEEGIDYDETFAPVARLEAIRLLTAFDAHMEFTLHQMDVKSFLVDTKSTSGMANFLGSCIVFWATEKQNSMALSIAEAEFADASCCTQLLWIK